The Sulfurospirillum halorespirans DSM 13726 genome has a window encoding:
- a CDS encoding Hsp20/alpha crystallin family protein, translating to MLVTRFNPYKELKELESRLFNYYPTEANESSISAFSPTVSTREGEFAYHIEVDLPGIKKEDIHIDLKENQIIISGERSFREERQEKDYYKVESSYGKFQRSFALPENVDVENIEASSENGVLEIVLPKLKIEKIEVKKIEVK from the coding sequence ATGTTAGTCACACGATTTAATCCATACAAAGAGCTTAAAGAGTTGGAGAGTCGGTTGTTTAACTACTATCCTACGGAGGCAAATGAGAGTAGTATCTCAGCGTTTAGTCCAACGGTGAGTACCCGTGAAGGCGAATTTGCGTACCACATTGAAGTCGATCTTCCAGGGATCAAAAAAGAGGATATTCACATTGATCTGAAAGAAAATCAGATCATTATCTCAGGCGAGCGAAGTTTTAGAGAAGAGCGCCAAGAAAAAGACTACTACAAAGTTGAGAGCAGTTACGGCAAGTTCCAACGAAGCTTCGCACTGCCTGAAAATGTGGATGTGGAAAACATTGAGGCGAGCAGTGAAAACGGTGTGCTGGAAATCGTCCTTCCCAAACTCAAAATTGAAAAAATCGAAGTGAAAAAAATCGAAGTCAAATAG
- a CDS encoding transporter substrate-binding domain-containing protein — protein MKAVISLFFILLSFITFLQASAIDMTPSEQAWLDKTKTLRVRVTKDLPPYQFIQDGEYAGISVEYIKFFASTFNLAIEYVTDGSWAEALERVQTHDGIDVILRVTPNAKLSQTMLFSKVYSAFPFSLLTPNGINSENFFGATPRSVAIVPSYMVNEKLKQDYPHFRYITYPNSLEAMRAVNEHKVDGFVGDIAMMSMFVKNYHLTNVKISHFSNYMAEEQSVAVAKDWPEFISLFNKMLTSMPSDLHVKIKRKYLPLIKEEQAPFLRQEIELSASEKAYIAAHPSISVTNELGWYPYDFNEEGEARGFSVDYLRLLGKKIGVHFNFVSDTWPNLYERFQNKEIMMAQPLIPSVERRQNFRFSDKFITMDLALITQIKRQDITSIETLNGKTVGAGKGWPTTKYLKDEHPELTVVEYETTKEMLEAIAFGLIDAGMDDAFTANYIIEKEMLSNLHVVSKIELQNLEDKNLYIVMQPEDETLQTIINKALRSVRPEELDALKSKWLKSILPKEERLAFSLDEQLYLAQKKRITLCINPDQMPLEMNQKGKHVGIVADYIHEMEQFIGIPIEVVQTQTWTESLRYAKERTCDILSLAIATPERKTYLNFTHAYMQIPLVLVSSEDKVFYSDIGQLVGKPIGLTKGYAFGEILKVRYPNIHFVDVNNDADGLKQVEQKKLFGFIGTLVTVAYQIQKEYYGSLKIVSKLDDKLDLSVATRSDEPLLHSIFEKAVNSIDSAKKQTILNQWVSINVEDHLDYTYIYMAMGFIGILILIVLIRQHQLKKYNAQLEILSSTDKLTGIHNRLKLDDILEYEKKMFDRDQLPLCIILFDLDYFKHVNDNYGHKRGDEVLKSIAKIVTHAKREMDVFGRWGGEEFLLICHNTDIEGAKILAEKLRLAIASYEFPEIVSLTASFGVAQFEKYDSIVKVFDKADQALYEAKEQGRNRVV, from the coding sequence ATGAAAGCAGTTATCTCTCTCTTTTTTATTCTCCTATCATTTATAACTTTCTTGCAAGCATCGGCTATTGATATGACGCCTAGTGAACAAGCGTGGCTTGATAAAACCAAAACACTCAGGGTTCGTGTCACCAAAGACCTTCCTCCCTATCAATTTATACAAGATGGTGAATATGCGGGCATTAGTGTTGAGTACATCAAATTTTTTGCATCGACGTTCAATCTCGCAATAGAGTATGTTACGGATGGAAGTTGGGCAGAAGCGTTAGAGCGTGTTCAAACGCACGATGGCATTGATGTGATTTTACGCGTAACACCTAATGCTAAGCTGAGCCAAACGATGCTTTTTAGTAAAGTTTACAGTGCGTTTCCTTTTTCACTCCTCACGCCAAATGGCATCAACTCAGAGAATTTTTTTGGCGCGACACCTAGGAGCGTAGCGATAGTGCCAAGTTACATGGTGAACGAGAAGTTGAAACAGGATTATCCGCATTTTCGCTACATCACGTACCCTAATTCACTTGAAGCGATGAGGGCGGTGAATGAACATAAGGTCGATGGATTTGTCGGAGATATTGCGATGATGAGCATGTTTGTCAAGAATTATCATCTCACAAACGTTAAAATTTCACATTTTTCAAACTATATGGCAGAGGAGCAATCGGTTGCCGTGGCGAAGGATTGGCCTGAGTTTATCTCGTTGTTCAACAAAATGCTGACTTCCATGCCTTCTGATTTACATGTAAAGATCAAACGCAAATACCTTCCGCTCATCAAAGAAGAGCAAGCGCCTTTTCTCAGGCAAGAGATAGAATTAAGTGCGTCTGAAAAGGCGTATATTGCTGCACATCCGAGTATTAGTGTGACCAATGAGCTTGGTTGGTATCCGTATGATTTTAACGAAGAGGGCGAAGCTCGGGGATTTTCGGTTGATTATCTGAGACTTTTAGGGAAAAAGATAGGGGTTCATTTTAATTTTGTCAGTGACACATGGCCCAATCTGTATGAGAGGTTTCAAAACAAAGAGATCATGATGGCACAACCATTGATCCCCTCTGTTGAACGACGTCAAAATTTTCGCTTTAGCGATAAATTTATTACGATGGATTTAGCACTCATCACCCAAATCAAACGTCAAGATATTACTTCCATTGAAACGTTGAATGGTAAAACCGTTGGTGCAGGAAAAGGGTGGCCTACGACGAAGTATCTCAAAGATGAGCATCCCGAACTCACCGTTGTGGAGTACGAAACCACCAAGGAGATGCTTGAAGCCATTGCGTTTGGGTTGATTGATGCAGGAATGGATGACGCTTTTACCGCGAACTACATCATCGAGAAAGAGATGTTGTCGAACTTGCATGTTGTCTCCAAAATTGAACTGCAAAATTTAGAAGATAAAAACCTCTACATCGTCATGCAACCCGAAGATGAGACACTGCAAACCATCATCAATAAAGCGCTGCGCAGTGTGAGACCTGAAGAGCTAGATGCCCTCAAATCCAAGTGGTTAAAAAGCATTTTACCCAAAGAAGAACGGTTAGCTTTTTCCCTTGATGAGCAGCTGTATCTTGCGCAAAAGAAGCGTATAACGCTCTGTATTAACCCCGATCAAATGCCTTTAGAGATGAATCAAAAAGGAAAACACGTTGGCATCGTAGCCGATTACATTCATGAGATGGAGCAGTTTATAGGTATTCCGATCGAAGTGGTTCAAACCCAGACATGGACAGAATCTCTAAGGTATGCCAAAGAGCGCACCTGCGATATTCTCTCCCTTGCAATCGCGACACCTGAGCGTAAAACGTATCTGAATTTTACCCATGCGTATATGCAAATTCCCCTTGTGCTTGTTTCCAGTGAAGATAAAGTGTTTTACTCTGATATAGGGCAACTCGTTGGCAAACCAATTGGGCTTACCAAAGGCTATGCGTTTGGAGAAATTTTAAAGGTTCGGTACCCAAACATTCACTTTGTTGATGTTAACAACGATGCTGATGGGCTTAAGCAAGTGGAGCAAAAGAAGCTTTTTGGTTTTATCGGCACACTAGTGACAGTGGCATATCAAATTCAAAAAGAGTATTATGGCTCATTGAAAATTGTGAGTAAACTGGATGATAAGCTGGATTTGAGCGTGGCAACACGAAGTGATGAACCACTGTTGCACTCTATTTTTGAAAAAGCGGTCAATTCGATTGATAGTGCAAAAAAGCAGACCATTTTAAATCAATGGGTTTCGATCAATGTTGAAGACCATCTCGACTACACCTATATTTACATGGCGATGGGGTTCATTGGTATTCTTATTTTGATAGTTCTGATCCGTCAGCATCAACTCAAAAAGTACAATGCACAGCTGGAAATTCTCTCCAGTACCGATAAATTAACAGGGATTCACAACCGTTTGAAGCTCGATGATATTTTGGAGTACGAGAAAAAGATGTTCGACCGCGACCAGTTACCGCTTTGCATTATTCTCTTTGACTTGGATTATTTCAAACATGTCAATGACAACTATGGGCACAAAAGAGGCGATGAGGTTTTAAAGAGCATTGCCAAAATTGTGACACACGCCAAACGCGAAATGGATGTCTTTGGACGGTGGGGTGGCGAAGAGTTTTTGTTGATTTGCCACAATACGGACATAGAAGGTGCAAAAATATTGGCGGAGAAACTACGTTTAGCCATCGCTTCGTATGAATTCCCTGAAATTGTCTCTTTGACCGCAAGTTTTGGAGTGGCGCAATTTGAAAAGTACGATAGCATCGTTAAAGTCTTTGACAAAGCAGACCAAGCCCTTTACGAAGCCAAAGAACAAGGTCGAAACCGCGTTGTATAG
- a CDS encoding Crp/Fnr family transcriptional regulator yields MYALEVIQQELKDDIEHFGRVVHVKKGEILMRPEECMEHFFVILEGRVKISQINFETGKEQILYLLSKGDMYDIITLLDAKVHENMAMALDDVKLLVFPIELFREWIETKPSFNKLFLPYVAKQLRDVETLASDLSLYDTTTRLVKLIAKNIEKQGDQQTLKLINNLSHEELASLVGTVRKVLNRNLQTLKKQGLIDVKRKEIFIKDSQNLLEHLPEE; encoded by the coding sequence ATGTACGCACTGGAAGTCATACAGCAAGAACTCAAAGACGACATAGAGCATTTTGGGCGTGTGGTGCATGTCAAAAAAGGCGAAATCTTGATGCGACCCGAAGAGTGCATGGAGCACTTTTTTGTCATTTTGGAAGGGCGTGTGAAGATCTCGCAGATCAACTTTGAAACGGGCAAAGAGCAGATACTCTATCTTTTATCCAAAGGCGATATGTATGACATCATTACCCTTTTAGATGCCAAAGTGCATGAAAATATGGCGATGGCACTCGATGATGTGAAACTCCTTGTTTTTCCCATCGAGCTGTTTCGCGAGTGGATCGAGACAAAACCTTCGTTTAATAAACTTTTTTTGCCTTATGTTGCCAAACAACTGCGCGATGTGGAAACCTTGGCGAGCGATCTTTCACTCTATGACACGACAACACGCTTGGTGAAATTGATCGCTAAAAACATTGAAAAACAGGGCGATCAACAGACCCTAAAACTTATTAACAACCTCTCCCATGAAGAGCTCGCTAGTCTTGTAGGCACGGTGCGCAAAGTGCTTAACCGCAATCTGCAAACGCTTAAAAAGCAAGGGTTGATTGATGTGAAACGCAAAGAGATTTTCATCAAAGACTCCCAAAACCTACTCGAACACCTTCCTGAGGAATAA
- a CDS encoding sugar transporter encodes MFASLLRSWKPWLPVVCLTISAFIFNTTEFAPISLLTDIAADFHMSEANAGLMMTVYAWIVATTSLPLMLLTKDMERRKLLLLLFSFFIASHILSVLAWNFWILMLSRIGIAFSHAIFWSITASLAYRLAPQGKKTKAMGILATGTSLAIVLGLPLGRLIGQSLGWRTTFACIAFIAFMMMYFLMKLLPQLPSVNAGSLKSLPLLVKRPALMGVYLLTALAITAHFTAYSYIEPFVQQIAFLSADFATITLFIFGIAGMMGSMLFARYKRKYPFTIIVGALTALILALLLMLPLAPYKVPLSLLCLFWGIAICLISLILQVTVLELTPDATDVAMSLYSGIYNIGIGGGAFVGSLVISRSSMANVGLFGALFGMTALVLAIWIWKTYLLKRF; translated from the coding sequence ATGTTTGCTTCGCTTTTACGCTCATGGAAACCATGGCTTCCTGTTGTTTGTCTCACGATTTCAGCGTTTATTTTTAACACCACCGAATTTGCTCCTATTAGTCTCCTCACCGACATTGCTGCGGATTTTCATATGAGCGAAGCCAACGCTGGACTGATGATGACCGTTTACGCGTGGATTGTAGCCACAACCTCTTTGCCGTTGATGCTGCTCACCAAAGATATGGAACGCCGAAAATTACTGTTGCTGTTATTTTCGTTTTTCATTGCCAGTCATATCCTATCCGTTCTGGCGTGGAATTTTTGGATTTTGATGCTCTCACGCATTGGCATCGCTTTTTCACATGCGATCTTTTGGTCGATTACCGCTTCACTGGCCTATCGTTTAGCCCCACAAGGTAAAAAGACAAAAGCCATGGGCATCTTAGCGACAGGTACATCGCTCGCCATCGTTTTGGGCTTACCGCTAGGTCGCCTCATCGGTCAAAGTTTGGGCTGGCGCACAACCTTTGCGTGCATCGCATTCATCGCATTTATGATGATGTATTTTCTCATGAAACTCTTACCACAACTTCCTAGTGTCAATGCAGGCTCGCTGAAAAGCTTACCTCTTTTAGTCAAACGTCCTGCACTCATGGGTGTATATCTCTTAACCGCTTTAGCCATTACCGCGCATTTTACTGCCTACTCCTACATCGAGCCTTTTGTACAACAAATCGCCTTTTTAAGTGCTGATTTTGCGACCATCACGCTTTTTATCTTTGGTATCGCTGGTATGATGGGAAGCATGCTGTTTGCGCGCTATAAACGCAAATACCCTTTTACGATCATCGTAGGCGCCCTCACAGCGCTTATTTTAGCCTTGCTTTTGATGCTCCCACTGGCACCTTATAAGGTTCCACTCAGCCTTTTATGCCTTTTTTGGGGCATTGCGATTTGCCTTATCAGCCTCATTCTTCAAGTCACAGTGCTAGAGCTTACCCCTGATGCCACCGATGTGGCGATGTCTCTTTATTCTGGCATTTATAACATTGGCATTGGTGGAGGTGCTTTTGTGGGAAGTCTTGTGATATCACGAAGTTCGATGGCAAATGTCGGATTATTTGGGGCACTTTTTGGAATGACCGCGCTTGTTTTGGCGATTTGGATTTGGAAAACCTACCTTTTAAAACGATTTTAA
- the lgt gene encoding prolipoprotein diacylglyceryl transferase, with protein sequence MLFWNNIYSQFDPVAFKLGPVAVHWYGLMYMCALLGALYAAKWFVKRDNLGFTNQILESYFIWIEIGIVLGARIGYILFYDPHVDYYLSKPWQMFNPFIDGTFVGIRGMSYHGAIVGFFLGTWFFYLKHKINVWRLLDVVALSVPVGYIFGRIGNFLNQELFGRPTDVPWGIYVDGVLRHPSQLYEAFLEGLAVFLLLYVYRNFKKYDGELIALYGLFYSIGRFVAEFWREPDFQIGFVYGDWMSKGQALSILMAIASVVLYMLIIKRGKRG encoded by the coding sequence ATGCTTTTTTGGAATAACATTTACAGCCAATTTGACCCTGTTGCTTTTAAATTAGGACCCGTTGCCGTGCATTGGTATGGGCTTATGTATATGTGTGCGCTTCTTGGAGCACTTTACGCCGCGAAGTGGTTTGTTAAACGTGATAATCTAGGCTTTACCAATCAAATTTTAGAGAGTTATTTCATTTGGATTGAAATCGGCATTGTTTTGGGTGCGCGCATTGGCTATATTCTGTTTTACGATCCGCATGTCGATTATTATCTCTCCAAGCCGTGGCAGATGTTTAACCCGTTTATAGATGGAACGTTTGTAGGCATTCGTGGCATGAGTTACCATGGCGCAATTGTCGGCTTTTTTCTGGGTACTTGGTTTTTTTACCTCAAACACAAGATCAATGTCTGGAGACTTTTGGATGTGGTGGCACTCAGTGTTCCTGTAGGTTACATCTTTGGTCGTATCGGAAACTTTTTGAATCAAGAACTCTTTGGTCGTCCCACCGACGTGCCATGGGGCATTTATGTCGATGGCGTGCTGCGTCACCCTTCGCAACTTTATGAAGCCTTCCTTGAAGGTTTAGCTGTTTTTCTTCTGCTGTATGTGTATCGAAACTTCAAAAAATACGATGGCGAGCTCATCGCTCTGTACGGGCTTTTCTACTCCATTGGTCGCTTTGTGGCGGAATTTTGGAGAGAACCCGACTTCCAGATTGGCTTTGTCTATGGCGATTGGATGAGCAAAGGACAAGCGCTCTCAATTCTGATGGCAATTGCCTCTGTCGTATTATATATGCTTATCATCAAACGGGGGAAGCGAGGGTAA
- a CDS encoding YchJ family protein, translating to MNETNLCPCGSGKTYETCCEPYHKKQNAPTAVALMRSRYSAFVFGRVDYLYETTHPSHRAKNLKEEIAFTCKGLAWTKLDVLETWQGGEGDKVGKVFFRASFVQEGKEGLHSEHSRFKRFGKAWMYVDGDVKG from the coding sequence ATGAACGAAACAAATCTCTGTCCGTGTGGCAGTGGTAAAACCTACGAAACATGTTGCGAGCCGTACCATAAAAAACAGAACGCTCCAACGGCCGTTGCCTTGATGCGTTCACGTTACAGCGCGTTTGTATTTGGACGGGTGGATTATCTTTATGAAACCACGCATCCAAGCCACCGAGCTAAGAATCTCAAAGAGGAAATCGCGTTTACATGTAAAGGTTTGGCGTGGACAAAACTCGACGTTTTAGAGACGTGGCAAGGTGGAGAGGGCGACAAAGTAGGTAAGGTCTTTTTTCGAGCTTCGTTTGTCCAAGAAGGTAAAGAAGGTTTGCATAGTGAACATTCACGGTTTAAACGTTTTGGCAAGGCGTGGATGTATGTTGATGGCGATGTAAAGGGCTAA
- a CDS encoding fumarate reductase cytochrome b subunit, which produces MSDLLEGFLGTSVEGKKSRVPAKLDYIQSATGLFLGLFMWGHMFFVSTILISKDFMYTVTKMFEGSMFFSEPQPWVVSVIVLFVFAVFIVHAMLGMRKLPINFRQYQAYKTHMGMMKHDDTTMWFTQAFTGFAMFFLGSAHLFTMAVKADEIGPYGSADRMYSDFMWPFYLLLLLAVEFHGGIGLYRLCVKWGWFEGEHAKESRKNLKKAKWAITVFFLALGLLTLAAYVKIGYEHRDNAGEAYKPTAQVEARYDVKVRA; this is translated from the coding sequence GTGAGTGACCTACTTGAAGGTTTTCTAGGTACGAGCGTTGAGGGAAAAAAGAGTAGAGTTCCAGCCAAACTTGATTATATTCAAAGTGCGACAGGACTCTTCTTAGGTTTGTTTATGTGGGGACATATGTTCTTTGTATCAACTATTTTGATCAGCAAAGACTTTATGTACACCGTAACCAAAATGTTTGAAGGCAGTATGTTCTTCAGTGAGCCACAGCCTTGGGTCGTTTCTGTAATTGTATTGTTTGTATTTGCTGTCTTCATTGTACACGCAATGCTCGGTATGAGAAAATTGCCTATTAATTTTAGACAGTATCAAGCCTACAAAACGCACATGGGCATGATGAAACACGATGATACGACAATGTGGTTTACACAAGCGTTCACCGGTTTTGCAATGTTTTTCCTTGGTTCTGCACACCTCTTTACAATGGCGGTTAAAGCAGATGAAATCGGACCATACGGTTCAGCCGATAGAATGTACAGTGATTTCATGTGGCCATTTTATCTTCTTCTTCTTCTAGCAGTAGAGTTCCACGGTGGTATTGGTCTTTACCGTCTCTGTGTTAAATGGGGTTGGTTTGAAGGCGAACACGCTAAAGAATCTCGTAAAAACCTCAAAAAAGCGAAATGGGCTATAACAGTCTTTTTCTTAGCCTTGGGTCTTTTAACACTGGCTGCGTATGTCAAAATTGGATACGAGCACAGAGATAATGCAGGTGAAGCGTATAAACCAACGGCACAAGTAGAAGCAAGATATGATGTGAAGGTTAGGGCGTAA
- a CDS encoding ORF6N domain-containing protein codes for MMSDQLLITAERIEKNIYTVRGIEVMLDSDLANIYNVETKRINEAVKRNPKKFPDDLMFQLTQEEFENLRSQVATTNFTMTRILPKVFTEQGIYMLATVLKSDKATDVTLSIMRTFTKLRRYAMEHKNLTIQIKALKDELKEEFMQEMMKTKSWTKDRLSAVADSIIILEESISELQDVFSDFKSANEVEKIGFERDK; via the coding sequence ATGATGTCGGATCAACTTCTTATCACGGCGGAGCGCATTGAAAAAAACATCTATACGGTGCGTGGTATTGAAGTGATGCTCGATAGCGATCTAGCAAACATCTATAATGTTGAAACTAAGCGTATTAATGAAGCGGTTAAAAGAAACCCTAAAAAATTCCCCGATGATTTGATGTTTCAACTGACTCAAGAAGAGTTTGAAAATTTGCGGTCGCAAGTTGCGACCACAAATTTTACTATGACACGAATACTGCCAAAAGTCTTTACGGAGCAAGGCATTTACATGCTAGCAACCGTTCTAAAAAGTGACAAAGCTACCGATGTGACACTCTCTATCATGCGAACATTTACAAAATTACGACGCTACGCCATGGAGCACAAAAACTTAACTATTCAGATCAAAGCGCTTAAAGATGAACTCAAAGAAGAGTTTATGCAAGAGATGATGAAAACAAAGTCTTGGACAAAAGATAGGTTAAGTGCCGTTGCCGATTCCATCATTATTTTAGAAGAGTCCATTAGCGAGTTACAAGATGTCTTTAGTGATTTTAAGTCGGCAAACGAAGTGGAAAAAATTGGGTTTGAGAGGGATAAATAA
- a CDS encoding type II toxin-antitoxin system RelE family toxin: MSYELEFHPQALKEWKNLGETIKEQFKKKLKERLENQKVPQDKLIGVDAVYKIKLKSFGYRLAYEVIDERVVVMVLAVGKRENNKVYNALHSRFGK, from the coding sequence ATGAGTTATGAGTTAGAATTTCACCCACAAGCGCTTAAAGAGTGGAAGAATTTGGGTGAGACCATTAAAGAGCAGTTTAAAAAGAAGCTAAAAGAGCGACTAGAAAACCAAAAAGTTCCCCAAGACAAGCTGATTGGAGTTGATGCTGTCTATAAAATAAAACTCAAATCATTTGGCTATCGACTTGCGTATGAAGTGATTGATGAGAGAGTTGTTGTTATGGTATTGGCGGTTGGAAAAAGAGAAAACAACAAAGTGTACAATGCCCTTCATTCACGATTTGGCAAATAA
- a CDS encoding type II toxin-antitoxin system Phd/YefM family antitoxin, producing the protein MQPILSNYTASITELKKSPTQILENAGDEVIAILNHNVVSAYLVPSKTYEKLMAMLDDYMLSKEVTSRQSEAYTPIKVTLDEL; encoded by the coding sequence ATGCAACCTATTTTATCCAACTACACCGCCAGTATTACTGAGCTTAAAAAATCACCGACGCAAATTCTTGAAAATGCGGGTGATGAAGTTATTGCTATACTCAATCACAATGTGGTGAGTGCCTATCTGGTGCCTTCTAAAACGTATGAAAAATTGATGGCGATGTTGGATGATTATATGCTCTCCAAAGAAGTCACAAGCAGGCAAAGCGAAGCTTATACGCCCATCAAAGTAACGCTTGATGAGTTATGA
- a CDS encoding SIR2 family protein, whose product MEILEIPPLPKEIKSAAEMGELVIFIGAGMSYDLGCSDWNGLAKELIKICENTLNKNEPLLNNFEANQLHNMLNNGVGNKKIITICNKILRDNQKEDIFLKQMKKSLNDDEDKVTKDNPKLKTYKDLFQLDGIFVTTNADRHIDQIFVSEQNIIYDGFTTNTPLINKNLYKIHGSITKPASLIFTVEQYFKRYKDKEFLRFLENLFGKTVLFVGYGLGEFELLEYMYKGITPKENKYFYLDGYYTHEAKICDFEQMYFEQMKIKLIPYSKDKKGFKQLPIIIKQWVEEIKSTSGVLQKNFDEIDEALRNPF is encoded by the coding sequence ATGGAAATTTTAGAGATACCGCCACTCCCCAAAGAAATAAAGAGCGCAGCTGAAATGGGTGAACTTGTTATCTTTATAGGTGCAGGGATGTCTTATGATTTAGGATGTTCTGATTGGAATGGATTAGCAAAAGAGCTTATAAAAATTTGTGAAAATACTCTCAATAAAAATGAACCATTACTTAATAACTTTGAAGCAAATCAATTGCACAACATGCTTAATAATGGCGTTGGAAATAAAAAAATCATAACCATCTGCAATAAGATTTTAAGAGATAACCAAAAAGAAGATATATTTTTAAAGCAGATGAAAAAATCTTTGAATGATGATGAGGATAAGGTCACAAAAGATAATCCAAAATTGAAAACATATAAAGATTTATTTCAACTGGATGGCATCTTTGTTACAACAAATGCAGATAGACATATAGATCAAATTTTTGTTAGTGAACAAAATATCATCTATGATGGATTTACAACCAATACCCCACTTATAAATAAAAATCTTTATAAAATACATGGTAGCATCACAAAGCCTGCGAGCTTAATATTTACGGTTGAACAATATTTTAAACGTTATAAAGACAAAGAGTTTTTAAGATTTTTAGAAAATCTTTTTGGCAAAACAGTGCTCTTTGTTGGTTATGGATTGGGTGAATTTGAGCTATTAGAGTATATGTATAAGGGTATTACTCCAAAAGAAAATAAGTATTTTTATTTAGACGGTTATTATACGCATGAAGCGAAGATTTGTGATTTCGAACAAATGTATTTTGAACAAATGAAAATCAAGCTCATACCTTATTCTAAAGATAAAAAAGGATTTAAACAACTTCCGATTATTATCAAACAATGGGTTGAAGAAATAAAAAGTACTTCAGGTGTTTTACAGAAAAACTTTGATGAAATTGATGAAGCATTAAGGAATCCATTTTGA